The following coding sequences lie in one Pseudomonas sp. SL4(2022) genomic window:
- a CDS encoding anhydro-N-acetylmuramic acid kinase translates to MPLYLGVMSGTSLDGLDIALIEQTESTQLLGTHYLPMPDALRSDLLSLCAPGTDELARAAIAEQQWADLAAQGIKNLLSQHDIAAERIRAIGSHGQTVRHEPARGFTIQIGNPALLAELTGISVISDFRRRDVAAGGQGAPLVPAFHQALFARPDSPQAILNIGGFSNLSLLEPERPVHGFDCGPGNVLLDAWIQRHQGVAYDQHGAWAASGQMQPQLLQTLLSNPYFQTEGPKSTGRELFNMAWLDQQLQTLPVLAAVDVQATLLELTAISITASLKVAQQNTERLLVCGGGAHNHRLMQRLAQLLPQCQVSSTDTQGVPADWVEAMAFAWLAHCCLEGIPGNRPSVTGARGLRILGAIYPA, encoded by the coding sequence ATGCCTCTCTACTTGGGCGTGATGTCCGGTACCAGCCTCGACGGGCTGGACATCGCGCTGATTGAGCAAACCGAGAGCACCCAGCTGCTCGGCACCCACTACCTGCCCATGCCCGACGCGCTGCGTAGCGACCTGCTCAGCCTGTGCGCCCCAGGCACGGATGAACTGGCCCGCGCGGCTATTGCCGAGCAACAGTGGGCTGATCTGGCGGCGCAGGGCATCAAGAACCTACTCAGCCAACACGACATAGCCGCCGAACGTATTCGCGCAATCGGCAGCCACGGTCAAACCGTACGCCACGAGCCCGCGCGAGGGTTCACTATCCAGATCGGTAATCCGGCACTGCTGGCCGAACTGACTGGCATCAGCGTGATCAGCGATTTTCGCCGCCGTGATGTGGCCGCAGGTGGTCAGGGCGCGCCACTTGTTCCGGCCTTTCATCAGGCGTTGTTTGCCCGCCCAGACAGCCCTCAAGCGATTCTCAACATTGGCGGCTTCAGCAACCTCAGCCTGCTGGAGCCTGAGCGCCCGGTGCACGGCTTTGATTGCGGGCCGGGCAACGTGCTGCTGGATGCCTGGATACAGCGCCATCAAGGCGTGGCCTATGACCAGCACGGCGCGTGGGCAGCCAGTGGCCAGATGCAGCCGCAACTGCTGCAAACGCTACTGAGCAACCCTTACTTCCAGACGGAAGGCCCGAAGAGCACAGGCCGTGAACTGTTCAACATGGCCTGGCTGGATCAGCAGCTGCAAACCCTGCCGGTATTGGCCGCAGTGGACGTGCAGGCCACCCTGCTGGAGCTAACAGCAATCAGCATTACCGCGTCGCTCAAGGTCGCTCAGCAGAACACCGAGCGACTGTTGGTCTGCGGCGGTGGCGCGCACAATCACAGGTTGATGCAGCGCCTGGCCCAACTGCTGCCGCAATGCCAAGTCAGCAGCACCGATACGCAGGGCGTACCCGCCGACTGGGTGGAAGCCATGGCCTTTGCCTGGCTGGCGCATTGTTGCCTGGAAGGCATTCCGGGCAACCGCCCCAGCGTCACAGGCGCACGCGGTCTGCGGATTCTCGGCGCGATCTACCCCGCCTGA
- the erpA gene encoding iron-sulfur cluster insertion protein ErpA produces MSVETFTPSAMQFTQGAANKVKNLVDEEGNPRLKLRVFVTGGGCSGFQYGFTFDEEVAEDDTIIEREGVSLVVDPMSFQYLAGAEVDYQEGLEGSRFVIKNPNATTTCGCGSSFSI; encoded by the coding sequence ATGAGCGTCGAAACCTTCACCCCCAGTGCGATGCAATTTACGCAGGGTGCGGCGAACAAGGTGAAGAACTTGGTCGATGAAGAAGGCAACCCGCGTTTGAAGTTGCGCGTCTTCGTAACGGGAGGCGGCTGTTCCGGCTTCCAGTATGGTTTTACCTTCGATGAAGAAGTGGCCGAGGATGACACCATCATCGAACGCGAGGGTGTCAGCCTGGTGGTTGATCCGATGAGCTTCCAGTACCTGGCAGGTGCCGAAGTCGATTATCAGGAAGGGCTGGAAGGGTCGCGTTTTGTGATCAAGAACCCCAATGCAACCACCACCTGCGGTTGCGGTTCTTCGTTCTCGATCTGA
- a CDS encoding bactofilin family protein, with translation MWNKDKARPDVQRFAGKTSLIAVGAELHGDLRFQGAVQVDGQVHGNLLASEGMVRISVQGRVEGEIRAPHVVIDGEVIGDVHASTHLELGSRARVRGNLYYALMEMAMGAQIEGRLCRLQDEARPLELPQPQDAAQ, from the coding sequence ATGTGGAATAAAGACAAGGCGCGCCCTGATGTACAGCGTTTCGCCGGCAAGACCAGCCTGATTGCGGTAGGCGCCGAGCTGCATGGCGACCTGAGGTTTCAGGGCGCGGTACAGGTCGATGGTCAGGTCCATGGCAACTTGCTGGCCAGCGAAGGCATGGTGCGCATCAGCGTGCAGGGGCGGGTTGAAGGCGAGATCCGTGCGCCCCATGTAGTGATCGACGGCGAAGTCATTGGCGATGTGCACGCCAGTACTCACCTGGAGCTCGGTTCGCGTGCGCGCGTGCGCGGCAATCTTTACTACGCCCTGATGGAAATGGCCATGGGTGCACAAATCGAAGGGCGCCTGTGCCGCTTGCAAGACGAGGCGCGACCGTTGGAGCTGCCGCAACCGCAGGATGCTGCACAATAG
- a CDS encoding DUF6776 family protein produces the protein MPGWEVRLHDPARARRMRLFAVLLVLCIPLAFYAGSVWQLQRQPAVALEPASVVVRDEQLLREVEALRQRLAVLGSAEKVSQQANEQSRLSIKLLEEQIYRQQQDLAFYKGVLAPASRREGLRIKTFELQATDRPELFRYKILLSRVGKGETPLEGQLQVSIVGKQGEQEVTLELAALTAGLPDALPGQAIAFAFKHFQAIPEAGRFAELKLPEGFIPREIKVRAEVQGEKPLQRTFKWNNEE, from the coding sequence ATGCCGGGCTGGGAGGTTCGCCTGCACGATCCGGCGCGTGCCCGGCGCATGCGTCTGTTCGCCGTGTTGCTGGTACTGTGCATTCCGCTGGCCTTCTATGCCGGGAGCGTGTGGCAACTGCAGCGTCAGCCGGCGGTAGCGTTGGAGCCGGCGAGCGTGGTAGTGCGTGATGAGCAGTTGCTGCGCGAGGTGGAGGCGTTACGCCAGCGCCTGGCGGTGCTCGGTAGTGCTGAGAAAGTCAGTCAGCAAGCCAATGAGCAGAGCCGTCTGAGCATCAAGCTGCTGGAAGAGCAAATCTATAGGCAGCAGCAGGACCTGGCCTTCTACAAGGGCGTGCTGGCTCCGGCCAGCCGCCGTGAAGGGCTGCGGATCAAAACCTTTGAGCTGCAGGCCACGGACAGGCCCGAGCTTTTCCGCTACAAGATACTCCTGAGCCGTGTCGGGAAAGGCGAGACGCCGCTGGAAGGTCAGCTGCAGGTCTCTATAGTGGGTAAACAGGGTGAGCAGGAGGTCACGCTTGAACTGGCCGCGCTGACTGCCGGTTTGCCGGACGCGTTGCCGGGGCAAGCGATTGCCTTTGCCTTCAAGCACTTCCAGGCCATCCCAGAGGCCGGGCGCTTTGCCGAGCTGAAGTTGCCTGAGGGCTTTATCCCGCGTGAAATCAAGGTGCGTGCTGAGGTGCAGGGCGAGAAGCCGCTGCAGCGCACGTTCAAGTGGAACAACGAGGAGTAA
- the argC gene encoding N-acetyl-gamma-glutamyl-phosphate reductase produces MIKVGIVGGTGYTGVELLRLLAQHPQAQVEVITSRSEAGMRVDEMYPNLRGHYDSLAFSVPDAATLGACDVVFFATPHGVAHALAGELLEAGTKVIDLSADFRLQDANEWATWYGQPHGAPDLLPEAVYGLPEVNREAIKQARLIAVPGCYPTAAQLALIPLLEAGLADTTQVIADCKSGVSGAGRGASVGSLFSEAGESMKAYGVKGHRHLPEIRQGLRRAAGKDVGLTFVPHLTPMIRGIHATLYVTVVDRSVDLQALFEKRYANEPFVDVMPAGSHPETRSVRGANVCRIAVHRPQDGDLVVVLSVIDNLVKGASGQAVQNMNILFGLDERLGLSHAALLP; encoded by the coding sequence ATGATCAAGGTTGGAATCGTCGGCGGCACGGGGTACACCGGTGTCGAACTGTTGCGTCTCTTGGCGCAACACCCGCAAGCGCAGGTTGAAGTGATCACCTCGCGCTCCGAGGCCGGCATGCGTGTCGACGAGATGTATCCGAACCTGCGCGGTCATTACGACAGCCTGGCGTTCAGTGTGCCGGATGCCGCCACCTTGGGCGCCTGTGATGTGGTGTTCTTCGCCACGCCGCACGGTGTAGCCCATGCCCTGGCCGGCGAGTTGCTGGAGGCGGGGACCAAGGTGATCGACCTGTCAGCCGACTTCCGCCTGCAGGATGCCAATGAGTGGGCCACGTGGTATGGCCAGCCCCACGGTGCGCCGGATCTGCTGCCGGAGGCGGTTTATGGGCTGCCCGAAGTCAATCGCGAAGCCATCAAGCAGGCGCGCCTGATCGCCGTACCGGGCTGCTACCCCACGGCCGCGCAACTGGCGCTGATTCCGCTGCTGGAGGCCGGCCTGGCCGACACCACGCAAGTGATCGCTGACTGCAAATCGGGTGTCAGCGGTGCGGGTCGCGGGGCCAGCGTCGGTTCGCTGTTCAGCGAAGCCGGTGAAAGCATGAAAGCTTACGGTGTGAAGGGCCATCGGCATCTGCCGGAAATTCGCCAGGGCCTGCGCCGGGCTGCCGGTAAGGATGTCGGTCTGACCTTTGTACCGCACTTGACGCCGATGATCCGCGGTATCCATGCGACGCTTTACGTCACGGTGGTCGACCGCTCGGTAGACCTGCAGGCGCTGTTCGAGAAACGTTATGCCAACGAGCCCTTCGTCGATGTGATGCCGGCCGGCAGCCATCCGGAAACCCGCAGCGTGCGTGGCGCCAACGTCTGCCGTATCGCCGTGCATCGGCCGCAAGACGGTGACCTGGTGGTGGTGCTCTCGGTGATCGACAACCTGGTCAAAGGTGCTTCGGGGCAGGCCGTGCAGAATATGAACATCCTCTTCGGCCTCGATGAGCGTCTGGGGCTGTCACACGCAGCCTTGCTGCCCTGA
- the hemJ gene encoding protoporphyrinogen oxidase HemJ, which produces MLYLWLKAFHIIAMVCWFAGLFYLPRLFVYHAMSTDEISRERFCIMERKLYRGIMWPSLILTLGLGLWLISLNPSHYFSQGWMHAKLSLVALLVVYQFMCGTQLKAFARGENQRGHVFYRWFNEAPVLALLGIVILVVVRPF; this is translated from the coding sequence ATGCTCTATCTATGGCTCAAGGCTTTTCACATCATCGCCATGGTCTGCTGGTTCGCTGGCCTTTTCTACCTACCACGCCTGTTCGTCTACCACGCCATGAGCACCGACGAAATCAGCCGTGAACGCTTCTGCATCATGGAGCGCAAGCTCTATCGCGGAATCATGTGGCCGTCGCTGATTCTTACCCTCGGCCTCGGCCTGTGGCTGATTAGCCTTAACCCGAGCCACTACTTCAGCCAAGGCTGGATGCACGCCAAGCTGAGCCTGGTGGCCCTGCTGGTGGTCTACCAGTTTATGTGCGGCACCCAACTCAAGGCATTTGCCCGGGGCGAGAACCAGCGCGGTCACGTGTTTTACCGCTGGTTCAATGAAGCACCCGTACTAGCCCTGCTTGGTATTGTCATTCTGGTCGTGGTTCGCCCTTTCTAA
- a CDS encoding NAD(P)H-dependent flavin oxidoreductase: MSLPALLEQRLRLPVVAAPMFLVSNPQLVLACCNNGIVGSFPALNQRESSGFKGWLEEIEAGLDSKAAPYAVNLIVHGSNPRLQADLAICVEQRVPIVITSLGAVKEVVDAVHSYGGLVFHDVTTRRHAEKAAEAGVDGLIAVAAGAGGHAGTWSPFALIAEIRQFFDKTLLLAGCLNQGHEVLAAQLLGADLAYLGTRLIATQENAASAAYKQMILDAKAADIIHTPAVSGVPASFMRQSLEQAGYDLKQLQNKGEVNYGEKLKPMDEEAKAWKTVWSAGQGVGNIHDLPSVEQLIARLDSEYRAALTHSLQLQQRWPR, translated from the coding sequence ATGTCACTGCCCGCCCTGCTCGAACAACGCCTGCGCCTGCCCGTCGTCGCCGCACCGATGTTTCTGGTGTCCAACCCGCAACTGGTGCTGGCCTGCTGCAACAACGGCATCGTCGGTAGCTTCCCCGCGCTGAACCAGCGTGAGAGCAGCGGCTTCAAAGGCTGGCTGGAGGAGATCGAAGCGGGGCTGGACAGCAAAGCCGCGCCTTATGCGGTCAACCTGATCGTGCACGGCAGCAACCCGCGCCTGCAGGCGGACCTGGCGATCTGCGTCGAACAGCGTGTACCGATCGTGATCACCAGCCTCGGTGCAGTGAAAGAGGTGGTGGACGCGGTGCACAGCTACGGCGGCCTGGTGTTCCACGACGTGACCACCCGCCGGCATGCCGAGAAAGCCGCCGAAGCCGGCGTCGATGGGCTGATCGCAGTCGCTGCCGGCGCAGGCGGACACGCCGGTACCTGGAGCCCGTTCGCGCTGATCGCGGAAATCCGCCAGTTCTTCGACAAGACCCTGCTCCTCGCCGGCTGCCTCAATCAGGGCCACGAAGTACTGGCTGCGCAACTGCTTGGCGCCGACCTTGCCTACCTCGGCACCCGCCTGATCGCCACCCAGGAAAACGCCGCTTCCGCTGCGTACAAGCAGATGATCCTCGACGCCAAAGCCGCCGACATCATTCACACCCCCGCCGTCTCCGGCGTCCCGGCGAGCTTTATGCGCCAGAGCCTGGAGCAGGCGGGTTACGACCTCAAACAGCTGCAGAACAAAGGCGAAGTCAATTACGGCGAGAAACTCAAACCCATGGACGAAGAAGCCAAGGCCTGGAAAACCGTGTGGTCGGCCGGGCAGGGCGTCGGCAATATCCACGACCTGCCCAGCGTCGAGCAGTTGATCGCCCGCCTCGACAGCGAATACCGCGCCGCCCTCACGCACAGCCTGCAGCTGCAACAACGCTGGCCGCGATGA
- a CDS encoding alanine racemase gives MKRRSLLSIGAFGLLAGWALRPSDLGQPHAPYFAALNQLLRREGRGIPLLVIDLARLDQNAERLAEQLGSQLPLRLVAKSLATTGLLEYLAKKLGTQRFMVFHQPQINQLALNFPRSDLLLGKPLPSAAALSFYQQLPQGSGFVPAEQLTWLIDSQNRLQEYAALANALDQPLQIAFEIDIGLARGGFATPAELAAALTWLRNTPNRLRVRGLMGYDAHLAHTPAWVDQDNAFAQSAARYQAFIASAAAFSELWPAQPLLNGAGSLTYTLHTRLATPLNEVAVGSALLKPSDFDSPLLDGLQAALWIASPVLKALPGQLPFLASAQPLMQRWDRNRQQAYYLYGGQWPATPVSPAGLSYDRLYGRSANQERLIGSHNTGLQVDDWVFLHPHRSEVLFELFNQLVLLRNGRLVGSWAAHGRA, from the coding sequence ATGAAGCGACGCAGCCTGCTCAGCATCGGCGCGTTCGGGCTGCTGGCCGGCTGGGCGCTGCGCCCGAGCGACCTTGGCCAGCCGCACGCGCCCTACTTCGCGGCACTTAACCAGTTGCTGCGCCGTGAGGGCCGCGGTATTCCCCTGCTGGTGATTGACCTCGCACGCCTGGATCAGAATGCCGAGCGGCTGGCTGAGCAGCTCGGCAGCCAACTGCCGCTGCGCCTGGTAGCCAAATCACTGGCCACCACCGGCTTGCTTGAGTACCTGGCGAAGAAGCTCGGCACGCAGCGTTTTATGGTCTTCCACCAGCCACAGATCAATCAGCTCGCGCTGAACTTCCCGCGGTCCGACCTGCTGCTCGGCAAGCCCTTGCCCAGCGCAGCGGCTCTGAGTTTCTACCAGCAACTGCCGCAGGGCAGCGGCTTTGTCCCCGCCGAGCAACTGACGTGGCTGATCGACAGCCAGAACCGCTTGCAGGAATACGCCGCCCTGGCCAACGCGCTCGACCAACCGCTGCAGATTGCCTTTGAAATCGACATCGGCCTGGCCCGTGGCGGCTTTGCCACACCCGCCGAACTCGCTGCAGCGCTCACCTGGCTGCGTAACACACCCAACCGGCTGCGCGTTCGCGGCCTGATGGGCTATGACGCGCACCTGGCCCATACGCCCGCCTGGGTGGATCAAGACAACGCCTTTGCCCAAAGCGCAGCGCGTTACCAGGCGTTTATTGCCAGTGCCGCCGCCTTTAGCGAGTTATGGCCGGCGCAACCGCTGCTCAATGGTGCCGGAAGCCTGACCTATACCTTGCACACGCGCCTCGCCACACCATTGAATGAGGTGGCGGTAGGCTCCGCGTTACTCAAACCCAGCGATTTTGACAGCCCCTTGCTCGACGGCCTGCAGGCGGCCTTGTGGATCGCCAGCCCGGTGCTCAAGGCACTGCCTGGGCAGTTGCCGTTTCTCGCCTCGGCGCAGCCCTTGATGCAACGCTGGGATCGTAACCGTCAGCAGGCCTACTACCTGTATGGCGGACAGTGGCCAGCCACCCCGGTCTCTCCTGCCGGGCTGAGCTATGACCGCCTGTATGGTCGCAGCGCCAACCAGGAGCGGCTAATCGGCTCACACAACACAGGTCTGCAGGTCGATGACTGGGTATTCCTCCACCCGCACCGTTCGGAGGTGCTGTTCGAACTGTTCAACCAACTCGTACTGCTGCGCAACGGCCGTCTAGTGGGCAGCTGGGCAGCGCACGGCAGAGCGTGA
- a CDS encoding DUF805 domain-containing protein — translation MTQARYKIVFNGELMPDASLETTKENLARLFKSDLTRINSLFIGKPVDIKRDLSENEADQYLKALQSAGAKVRKEQDLAASLSLVETDDHRTESSEAESNVLMTCPKCGHQQSKAIECSACGIVIEKFIARQAMLAENPPEVLSAATTPYATPKAAVAEALPEFGELKVFTTDGRIGRLRYLAWSMVLMLACLPLFGIAGGFFAASEILGGLLMVVVGIAVAVVGIMFGVQRLHDIGWSGWLLLVTLVPVVGGVFSLLMFIIPGSTEANRFGPPPPPNSKAVKVLALLWIAMIILGIVAAIALPAYMGYADAAL, via the coding sequence ATGACCCAAGCCCGCTACAAGATTGTGTTCAACGGCGAGTTGATGCCGGACGCAAGCCTGGAAACCACCAAGGAAAACCTTGCTCGGCTGTTCAAGAGCGACCTGACCCGGATCAACTCGCTGTTCATCGGCAAACCGGTCGATATTAAACGCGACCTTAGCGAGAACGAGGCCGACCAGTACCTCAAAGCCTTGCAAAGTGCCGGCGCCAAAGTGCGCAAGGAACAGGATCTGGCCGCCAGCCTGAGCCTGGTGGAAACCGATGACCATCGTACGGAAAGCAGCGAAGCCGAAAGCAACGTACTGATGACATGCCCAAAGTGCGGTCACCAGCAAAGCAAAGCCATCGAATGCTCGGCATGCGGCATCGTTATCGAGAAATTCATCGCCCGTCAGGCCATGCTCGCTGAGAACCCGCCAGAAGTGCTCAGCGCAGCAACCACGCCCTACGCCACGCCTAAAGCTGCAGTGGCTGAAGCCTTGCCGGAGTTCGGCGAGCTAAAAGTCTTTACCACCGACGGGCGAATCGGCCGTTTGCGCTACCTGGCCTGGTCAATGGTGCTGATGCTGGCCTGCTTGCCATTATTCGGCATCGCCGGTGGTTTCTTCGCCGCATCGGAGATTCTTGGCGGTCTGCTGATGGTGGTAGTGGGCATCGCCGTGGCGGTGGTTGGCATCATGTTCGGCGTGCAGCGGCTGCATGACATCGGCTGGTCTGGCTGGTTGCTGCTGGTCACCCTAGTGCCGGTTGTCGGCGGGGTGTTCTCGCTGCTGATGTTCATCATCCCCGGCAGCACCGAGGCTAACCGCTTCGGCCCACCGCCACCGCCCAACAGCAAGGCGGTAAAAGTCCTCGCCCTGCTGTGGATTGCGATGATCATCCTTGGCATCGTCGCAGCCATCGCCCTGCCCGCCTATATGGGCTATGCAGACGCCGCGCTCTAA
- a CDS encoding SDR family NAD(P)-dependent oxidoreductase: protein MTRYALITGASSGIGLALAEALARRGRNLILVARQRDALESIACELTQRFSVEVLFRVCDLSQPLQVSGLLHELEQGERTIDLLVNNAGIGSSGAYVAQDWAREQQLIELNILALARLCHAIGSIMAGQGSGQILNVASVAGFQPGPGMSNYYASKAYVLHFSEGLREELKADGVKVSVLCPGPTRSAFFRTASMDVKALQGSKLMMSCEEVALITVKALEKNRAIIIPGWRNRLIALSPRLGPRWLVRRISARMNRQFGKPI, encoded by the coding sequence ATGACCCGTTACGCGCTTATCACCGGAGCCTCCAGTGGCATTGGCCTGGCCCTGGCCGAGGCCCTGGCCCGGCGTGGCCGCAATCTGATTCTGGTGGCACGTCAACGCGATGCGCTGGAAAGCATTGCCTGCGAGCTGACTCAACGCTTCTCCGTGGAGGTGCTATTTCGCGTCTGCGACCTCAGCCAGCCGCTGCAGGTCAGCGGCCTGCTGCATGAGCTGGAGCAAGGCGAACGCACTATCGATTTGCTGGTAAACAACGCTGGTATCGGCAGCTCTGGCGCCTACGTGGCCCAGGACTGGGCCCGCGAACAGCAACTGATCGAACTGAATATCCTGGCTCTGGCGCGTCTGTGCCACGCCATCGGCAGCATCATGGCCGGCCAGGGCAGCGGCCAGATTCTCAACGTGGCCTCGGTTGCCGGGTTTCAGCCAGGCCCAGGCATGAGCAACTACTACGCCAGCAAGGCCTATGTGCTGCATTTCTCCGAAGGCCTGCGCGAGGAGCTGAAAGCGGACGGGGTGAAAGTTTCCGTGCTGTGTCCGGGCCCCACTCGCAGTGCGTTCTTCCGCACAGCCAGCATGGACGTCAAAGCCCTGCAAGGCAGCAAGCTGATGATGAGCTGCGAAGAAGTGGCGCTGATCACTGTTAAGGCCCTGGAGAAAAACCGCGCAATCATCATCCCAGGCTGGCGCAATCGCCTGATTGCTCTCAGCCCTCGATTAGGACCGCGCTGGCTGGTCCGGCGAATCAGCGCACGAATGAATCGCCAGTTCGGCAAGCCAATCTAA
- a CDS encoding AAA family ATPase produces the protein MKNDIHDLGLVLDSKTKLVLIESWDEPRVLETLTGLAVRRGLGLQVWSVTEGLQRVGYSIQEPVDSATLEPETALRLIKADTQPTLYVLCDLHPFLEDNPKLVRLLKEIAMSEDPSKPTLVLVSHACKLPPEVQRYASRFSLSLPSEEELLAIVREEATGWSARNRNARVRTDNRTLQQVVKNLRGLSHAEARALARNVICDDGAITQEDLPELNKTKFSLLDLDGVLSFEYDTARFAEVGGLNNLKRWLGERQGIFLEGKGVDLPKGVLLVGVQGGGKSLAAKAIAGLWGLPLLRLDFACLYNKFFGETERNLREALKLAEQMAPCVLWMDEIEKGLASGDHDGGVSQRVLGTLLTWMAERKAPVFMVATANVISRLPPELVRKGRFDELFFVDLPDAAVRAEIFRIHLARRELEVAGFDLTQLAAACEGFSGAEIEQAVVSALYASQAQQQTVTQALLLQSIQGTAPLSVVMAEDLAALRAWADGRTVNAG, from the coding sequence GTGAAAAACGATATTCATGATCTGGGCCTGGTGTTGGATTCCAAGACCAAGCTGGTGCTGATCGAATCCTGGGACGAGCCGCGGGTGCTGGAAACCCTGACCGGGCTCGCCGTACGCCGTGGCCTTGGCTTGCAGGTGTGGTCGGTAACCGAGGGTTTGCAGCGTGTGGGCTATTCCATTCAGGAACCGGTCGACAGTGCCACCCTGGAGCCGGAAACCGCGCTGCGTCTGATCAAGGCGGATACGCAGCCGACACTGTATGTGCTGTGCGATCTGCATCCGTTTCTTGAGGACAACCCCAAGCTGGTGCGCCTGCTCAAGGAAATCGCTATGAGTGAGGACCCCAGCAAGCCGACGCTGGTGCTGGTGTCTCATGCCTGCAAGTTGCCGCCAGAGGTGCAGCGATACGCCTCACGCTTTAGCCTGTCTCTGCCTTCCGAGGAGGAGTTGCTGGCCATCGTACGCGAGGAAGCCACCGGCTGGAGTGCGCGCAACCGCAATGCCCGCGTGCGTACCGATAACCGCACCTTGCAGCAGGTAGTGAAGAACCTGCGTGGCCTTAGCCACGCCGAAGCGCGGGCGCTGGCGCGCAATGTGATCTGCGATGACGGGGCAATCACTCAGGAAGACCTGCCGGAACTGAACAAGACCAAGTTCAGCTTGCTTGACCTCGATGGCGTGCTGAGTTTCGAGTACGACACCGCGCGATTCGCTGAAGTCGGTGGGTTGAACAATCTCAAGCGTTGGCTGGGGGAGCGGCAGGGCATCTTCCTCGAAGGTAAAGGTGTCGATCTGCCCAAAGGCGTGCTGCTGGTGGGGGTGCAGGGCGGCGGCAAGAGTCTCGCCGCTAAGGCTATCGCGGGTCTGTGGGGCTTGCCCCTACTGCGTCTGGATTTTGCCTGCCTGTACAACAAGTTTTTTGGCGAGACCGAGCGTAACCTGCGTGAAGCCCTCAAGCTTGCCGAGCAGATGGCTCCCTGTGTGCTGTGGATGGACGAGATCGAGAAGGGCCTGGCCAGCGGTGATCACGATGGTGGCGTCAGCCAGCGCGTACTGGGCACTCTGCTGACCTGGATGGCCGAGCGCAAGGCTCCGGTATTTATGGTGGCCACCGCCAACGTGATTTCCCGGCTACCGCCGGAGCTGGTGCGCAAGGGGCGCTTCGATGAGCTGTTCTTTGTCGATTTGCCGGACGCGGCGGTGCGTGCCGAAATCTTCCGTATCCACTTGGCGCGGCGCGAGCTTGAAGTTGCGGGTTTCGATTTGACGCAACTGGCGGCGGCCTGCGAAGGGTTTTCCGGTGCGGAGATTGAGCAGGCGGTGGTCAGCGCCCTCTATGCATCGCAAGCCCAGCAACAGACGGTCACCCAGGCCTTGCTGCTGCAGAGTATCCAGGGGACGGCGCCACTGTCGGTGGTGATGGCCGAAGACCTTGCCGCTCTACGTGCCTGGGCGGATGGACGCACGGTCAACGCGGGCTAA
- a CDS encoding histidine triad nucleotide-binding protein: MDCLFCKIVAGEVPARKLYEDDQVVAFHDIGPQAPVHFLVIPKKHISTLNDLSTADTPLAGHILFTAQRLAQEHGCEEGFRVVMNCNDLGGQTVHHIHMHVLGQRQMTWPPG, encoded by the coding sequence ATGGACTGTCTGTTTTGCAAGATCGTCGCTGGTGAGGTACCAGCGCGCAAGCTTTATGAAGATGATCAGGTGGTGGCCTTTCACGATATCGGTCCACAGGCTCCGGTGCACTTTCTGGTTATCCCGAAAAAACACATCAGCACCCTCAATGATCTGAGCACCGCTGACACGCCGCTGGCCGGGCATATCCTCTTTACCGCCCAGCGCCTGGCCCAAGAGCACGGCTGTGAAGAAGGCTTTCGCGTGGTGATGAATTGCAATGATCTGGGCGGCCAGACGGTGCATCACATCCATATGCATGTACTGGGTCAGCGGCAGATGACATGGCCACCGGGTTGA